ACAATGAGGAAATATGGTTTTAGAGAACCATCCTTGGATTTGCGTGAAtcatataatagaatataatgGTTAGGAAAGTCAACCATTATATTCTGTTGGGATGGCTATTGGAGCTTCTCTTCCCAATatacaattaaataataaaatatattgtcttgatttcgagtttgaattttgattctatattttattttatttaaataaacatTTCACGTATCGGACCTCTTCAATGTCCTCATTGACCGAAAAGTTGCCCACATATATATCTATTCTCATCTATTTAAATACCAAAATATAGCCGAATAACTCCCATCCGTAGACCTCTGTTTATGTGGCATCCAAGACGCGTCCTCTCCCTAAGTAGATCTTTTCACCATAAAAAACACGTAAGAACCCAGTGACCGGATTATTGCGCACATCATCCCAACCTGTGTATTAGGCTAAGACGTTTCGTTGATGCCCATGAACAAGGCATGAGTTGGGATACAGTTCCATACGTGTGAACGTCTTATTGCTTTGAATGATAATggatgaaaaatatttgaatgataGTGCGCAATCCATACACAAGAAAAcggaatttataaaatattattgcttTATATTAATCCATCCACAATACCAATGTACAGTATATAAAGcaaaacagaaagaaagaaggacCCCCAATCGAACTCAGAACATAAACGGAGTGGGTGAGATTGCTGGAAAGAAAATCGGCATGGAGTTGTTCCTGGAAACAAACATATCAACATATCACCAAATAATTCAGCAAGACCATAACATAAATACTGATCCCTTTTAAAAGCCAAGGAAAAACTAAAAACTATTCGATCTCTTCGAAAGTCAGTTCGTAGGGAAACGAAAAACAAAATCTAACAAACAATTACTACAAAgtacccatcttttctttaagtTCAGTTGAATGCTTTTGTCGTAAACACACGCACGTACCTGAACTCGTCTCTGTAAGTGAGAGAGCGAGAATTGGGCAGCGATCTAGGtttacaataaaatttatttcccGATACCCGTTCTCCGTTTTCGTCGACTTTGTCCTCGGATATCATCGAAAGCGCTGGCCTCCAATGCTTAGCAGACGCGGACTTGGGACCTGCAGTCCGCCTATTGCGCCTGGAGGAAGGCAAGGTGAGCGACACATAGGCGTTGGT
This is a stretch of genomic DNA from Carya illinoinensis cultivar Pawnee chromosome 3, C.illinoinensisPawnee_v1, whole genome shotgun sequence. It encodes these proteins:
- the LOC122305666 gene encoding uncharacterized protein LOC122305666, which encodes MKFFRSCYRPKGTPAPHQEEANTNAYVSLTLPSSRRNRRTAGPKSASAKHWRPALSMISEDKVDENGERVSGNKFYCKPRSLPNSRSLTYRDEFRNNSMPIFFPAISPTPFMF